The bacterium genome contains a region encoding:
- a CDS encoding MoxR family ATPase translates to MQENAVTVAGNTMPLEPPFFVVATQNPIEQEGTYPLPEAQLDRFMFKLRVPFPALADLQTIVDRTTGPEVPAARSAADGEAVRRMQALARQVPIAGHVREYAARLVLATHPDAEGAAATARRVVRYGASPRGLQALVLAGKVRALSLGRFNVAIEDIRALALPALRHRLILNFEGEAEGADPDEVLRAAMQEIESRALTTPQA, encoded by the coding sequence GATGCAAGAGAACGCGGTGACCGTGGCCGGCAACACGATGCCCCTCGAACCGCCGTTCTTTGTGGTCGCGACCCAAAATCCGATCGAGCAGGAAGGCACGTATCCGCTTCCTGAGGCCCAGCTCGATCGGTTCATGTTCAAGCTGCGCGTACCGTTCCCCGCGCTCGCCGATCTGCAGACGATCGTCGATCGGACGACCGGGCCGGAGGTGCCGGCGGCGCGCTCGGCCGCGGACGGGGAGGCGGTGCGGCGCATGCAGGCGCTGGCCCGGCAGGTTCCCATCGCCGGCCACGTGCGGGAGTACGCCGCGCGGCTGGTGCTCGCCACCCACCCGGACGCCGAGGGCGCGGCCGCCACGGCGCGCCGGGTCGTGCGTTACGGGGCGAGTCCGCGGGGGCTGCAGGCGCTGGTTCTGGCCGGGAAGGTGCGGGCGCTCAGCCTGGGGCGGTTCAATGTCGCGATCGAAGATATTCGCGCGCTGGCGCTCCCGGCGCTCCGGCACCGCCTCATCCTGAACTTCGAGGGTGAGGCGGAGGGGGCGGATCCCGATGAGGTCCTCCGTGCCGCGATGCAGGAGATCGAATCCCGAGCGCTCACCACGCCTCAGGCGTAG